In one Nocardia tengchongensis genomic region, the following are encoded:
- a CDS encoding diguanylate cyclase domain-containing protein: MDSREVSDIARDWSAALVDCGGVPTSVPHDIRQLTTRWIAELEAALSAESFELSPAYRVGVEMVRSNLTVPAMMTPTGTALAGLLERSRRPDRAQRFGALLGELGRGYTTELLNVHARSQEAAEQRFRGVFDNAAVAIALYDSYGITLEANSTTARMVGMNQEDLPGVSALDLMHPDDRDKLRHEVVGLLRRGRGTAHLDGRFCRPDGSVCWGSWTMTLVRDAGGRDVRVLAVGEDITERRAMQQKLWWQARHDPLTGLPNRHCLVERLEAIAAAAHPGDHIGLCFLDLDAFKLINDRYGHRTGDIVLAEVGRRLDATLTSPTVTLARIGGDEFVALLAPPCDDGAAHAAAETMLATLRDPVPVGPSDLLPMSASIGAVVTPVAGANAEKLLDAADVGLYRAKAAGRDTWVLHRADGPPPSSRSWPSSGAGSQYR; encoded by the coding sequence ATGGACAGTCGTGAGGTTTCAGACATCGCGCGGGACTGGTCGGCAGCCCTGGTCGATTGCGGTGGCGTGCCGACATCTGTGCCGCACGACATCCGCCAGTTGACGACGAGATGGATAGCCGAGCTGGAAGCTGCCTTGTCGGCTGAGTCGTTCGAACTGTCGCCCGCATACCGAGTCGGGGTCGAGATGGTCCGGTCGAACCTGACGGTCCCCGCCATGATGACCCCGACCGGGACGGCGCTGGCCGGTTTGCTGGAGCGGTCACGGCGGCCGGATCGAGCACAGCGGTTCGGCGCGCTCTTGGGAGAGCTGGGCCGCGGCTACACCACCGAGCTGCTGAACGTCCACGCCCGCAGCCAGGAGGCTGCCGAGCAACGCTTTCGCGGGGTGTTCGACAACGCCGCGGTGGCTATCGCGCTCTACGACAGCTACGGCATCACGCTCGAGGCCAATTCCACGACGGCACGGATGGTCGGTATGAACCAGGAGGACCTGCCGGGGGTATCCGCGCTGGACCTGATGCACCCCGACGACCGCGACAAGCTACGCCACGAGGTGGTTGGTCTACTCCGGCGCGGACGCGGCACCGCGCACTTGGACGGCCGCTTCTGCCGCCCCGACGGCAGTGTCTGCTGGGGTTCATGGACGATGACGCTGGTGCGCGACGCGGGCGGGCGTGACGTGCGCGTGCTCGCCGTCGGGGAGGACATCACCGAGCGGCGGGCTATGCAGCAGAAGCTGTGGTGGCAGGCCCGTCACGACCCGTTGACGGGCCTGCCGAATCGTCATTGCCTGGTCGAGCGGTTGGAGGCCATTGCCGCGGCGGCCCATCCCGGCGATCACATCGGTTTGTGCTTCCTCGATCTCGACGCGTTCAAGCTGATCAACGACCGCTATGGCCACCGCACGGGAGATATCGTGCTGGCCGAGGTCGGCCGCAGGCTCGACGCGACCTTGACCTCGCCGACAGTCACGCTGGCCCGCATCGGAGGAGACGAGTTCGTCGCGCTGCTCGCACCGCCCTGCGACGACGGCGCGGCTCATGCGGCCGCCGAGACCATGCTCGCGACGCTGCGAGACCCGGTTCCAGTCGGTCCCAGCGATTTGCTGCCGATGTCGGCCAGTATCGGCGCCGTTGTCACCCCGGTTGCCGGCGCGAATGCCGAAAAGCTCTTGGACGCCGCCGATGTCGGCCTGTACCGC
- a CDS encoding AI-2E family transporter — MPTDTSDAGDGETTAPDDDARVRPDALVASVIPAWLPRAYLLAAATVAGIVVTFWALTRLQGLLTVLVVSLFLAFAIEPAVNWLAARGWKRGAATGAVFTIVTVVLVGFVWTMGELVVNQVSSLIGNLPHDIQSVVTWINDTFHTELSVTDITDRTSEISSKLQTWALDLADDVWGIGTTALGVLFQGLGVLLFTFYFAADGPRFRNAVCSLLPPQRQLHVLRAWDIAVEKTGGYLYSRALLAACSALAHYAAMRVLGIPSAFALALWVGVVSQFIPTVGTYLAGALPVVVALAHNPRSALWILGFIVVYQQFENYVLQPRITATTLDMHPAVAFGAVLAGAALFGATGALLAIPVTATAQAFLSAYVRRYDVQTPPEASK; from the coding sequence GTGCCCACTGACACCTCCGACGCCGGCGACGGCGAGACGACCGCCCCGGACGACGACGCCAGAGTCCGGCCCGATGCGTTGGTCGCCTCGGTGATTCCGGCCTGGCTGCCGCGCGCCTACCTGCTCGCGGCCGCCACGGTCGCGGGCATCGTGGTGACCTTCTGGGCGCTGACCCGTTTGCAGGGGCTGCTGACGGTGCTGGTGGTGTCGCTGTTCCTGGCGTTCGCGATCGAGCCCGCCGTGAACTGGCTGGCCGCGCGCGGCTGGAAGCGCGGCGCGGCGACCGGGGCGGTGTTCACGATCGTCACCGTGGTGCTGGTCGGATTCGTCTGGACCATGGGCGAATTGGTGGTCAACCAGGTGTCCTCGCTGATCGGGAACCTGCCGCACGACATCCAGAGCGTGGTCACCTGGATCAACGACACCTTCCACACCGAGCTCTCGGTCACCGACATCACCGACCGCACCTCGGAGATCAGTTCGAAGCTCCAGACCTGGGCGCTGGATCTGGCCGACGACGTGTGGGGCATCGGCACCACCGCGCTGGGCGTGCTGTTCCAGGGGCTGGGGGTGTTGTTGTTCACCTTCTACTTCGCCGCCGACGGACCCCGGTTCCGCAACGCGGTGTGCTCGCTGCTGCCGCCGCAACGGCAGCTGCACGTGTTGCGCGCCTGGGATATCGCGGTCGAGAAAACCGGTGGCTATCTCTATTCGCGGGCTCTGCTCGCGGCCTGCTCGGCATTGGCGCACTACGCGGCGATGCGGGTGCTGGGCATCCCGTCGGCGTTCGCGCTGGCGTTGTGGGTGGGCGTGGTGTCGCAGTTCATTCCGACCGTCGGCACCTATCTCGCCGGGGCGCTGCCGGTGGTGGTGGCGCTGGCGCACAATCCGCGGTCCGCCCTGTGGATTCTCGGATTCATCGTCGTGTACCAGCAATTCGAGAACTACGTGCTGCAGCCGCGCATCACCGCGACGACGCTGGACATGCATCCCGCGGTCGCCTTCGGCGCGGTGCTGGCGGGCGCGGCCCTGTTCGGCGCGACCGGCGCACTGCTGGCGATCCCGGTGACGGCCACCGCGCAGGCCTTCCTGTCGGCCTATGTGCGCCGCTACGACGTGCAGACACCGCCCGAGGCGTCGAAGTAG
- a CDS encoding IclR family transcriptional regulator — MTVTDQPRVSGDTAIRESRSGVIERMSAILDAFDSGRETLRLEDITDRTGLPRSTTFRLACQLTELQWLIHDEQGYRLGARTRRLARITDCEDIRAAASAALSDLHVATGAVVHLGVLEGNTVHYLDKVGGALAATIPSKVGTRIDATQTVCGLALLASLAPEDADRVLRMPLRSSTVRPIARRRAVLADLYRVRQRNGLAVSLGTACEMGISTVAAPVLGPDGPIAAISVATRGELELRRVAPLVFTAARRTAAEMFADGSLSGSNSPGSRARLA, encoded by the coding sequence ATGACGGTGACGGACCAGCCGCGCGTAAGCGGCGACACCGCCATTCGGGAATCGCGCTCCGGGGTCATCGAGCGCATGTCGGCCATCCTCGACGCCTTCGACAGCGGCCGCGAAACCCTGCGGCTCGAGGACATCACCGACCGCACCGGACTGCCGCGGTCCACCACCTTCCGCCTGGCCTGCCAGCTGACCGAGCTGCAGTGGCTGATTCACGACGAGCAGGGCTACCGGCTGGGTGCGCGCACCCGGCGGCTGGCCCGGATCACCGACTGCGAGGACATCCGGGCCGCGGCCTCGGCCGCGCTGTCGGACCTGCACGTGGCGACGGGCGCGGTCGTGCATCTCGGAGTGCTCGAGGGCAATACGGTCCACTACCTCGACAAGGTCGGCGGCGCGCTGGCCGCGACGATTCCCTCCAAGGTCGGCACCCGGATCGACGCCACCCAGACCGTGTGCGGACTGGCGTTGCTGGCCTCGCTCGCTCCCGAGGACGCCGACCGGGTCCTGCGGATGCCGCTGCGCAGCTCCACCGTTCGGCCGATCGCGCGCCGGCGCGCGGTGCTGGCCGACCTGTACCGGGTGCGTCAGCGCAACGGGCTGGCGGTGTCGCTGGGGACGGCGTGCGAGATGGGCATCAGCACCGTGGCCGCCCCGGTGCTGGGCCCGGACGGCCCGATCGCCGCGATCTCGGTGGCCACGCGCGGCGAACTCGAACTGCGGCGGGTCGCCCCGCTGGTGTTCACCGCCGCCCGCCGGACCGCCGCGGAGATGTTCGCCGACGGCTCGCTGTCCGGTAGCAACTCGCCGGGGTCCCGGGCCCGTCTGGCCTGA